The DNA sequence GTAACCTGACAGAGAAATTTTATCACCAGCATTGAGCTGAATAACAATAGAACCATTAAATACCGGATTGTATCCTAGACGGGCATTGTCAGAAGTAAATGATTGAGAGTCAATATCAGTAAACGTAGTAGGGGTGGCAGCATTTGCTTTTTGGAGTTTTAATCGCACTTCGACAGGTGAGGTGGCTAATACGGCAAATGATCTGTAAGTAATTCTATATAACGCAGCCTCGTTTACCGTTATAATATTAGAGGCAAGTGACAGATTAATATTAGTTCCCTGAAAGTCTGAGCTTCCCGAATTACTAATTGGTATTATTACGTTGGATACTGTACAGCCTGTTCCAAGAAAAGGGATGGTACACGACAATGCAACATTGGAAGGTCTGGAAAAATGAGCAAAATATTGCGGTTTGGTTTCAACCACATAATCATAGGTGCTTCGCCAACGGGTTCCATCATGTTCGTAAACAGAAGCATTGTTCTTACTGTATACTAATGCTCCTTTAAAGGTATTATCTCCAACAGGATTGGCAGCATTGCTTATTTGAGATACCGAAGGCAGTAATACAGCTTTTGCCGGAACTGTGGATTTTACATCCAGAATAGCGTTAGGGTGCGGCTCATGATCACTAGGGTTGGTAGAAATACTAACCTGGGCATATCCGCTAACGGTCAGCATGCAGAATAGCATGAAATGTGCTTTTTTCATCGTATAATTTTTTACATTCTTGTGTTTTAAATTTAGATTTAGAAAAGAAGGATATAGGAAAATATCCTTCCTCCTAATTCAAAATATAATAACATTTGTGTTAATAGAATCGAAGCCCAATAAATACATAATGTAATGACATAGTTTAAAACTGTTCATTGTGACAACAATACTATACTAATCATTTATTTCAATTGATCATCTGGATTCTATGACAAAGTTATTTTAAGGTTTAATTAATGGCACTATAAAGATATTGTCATAAACTAGCGAAACTTGTCGTTTTGGTAATCGGAATTGTTAAAAAGGTGAAAACGTTGAAAATTATCCAAGATTTAGCATCCATGAATACATATTTTCCTCTGTACTGATGTTCAGCTTTTTTCTTATCCTGTATTTTTTACTGATCACGGAATTAAGGGTTACATTTTTATAATGTGATATTTCTTTGGTGTTAAATTTTAATTTGATCAGCGCACAATATTCCAGGTCAGAATGGGAGAGTTGTGGATTTATTTCCAGCAATTGTTTGTTAAATGCAGGAAAGGTTTCAGAAAATTTCAGATGGAAAGATTTATCATTGTTATGAGCAAGCTGTATAAGTTCACTCAAATCTTCAGTATTGGTATCTTTTATACTTTTAGCAGGCAGTATGTCATTTTGTATTGAGCTTTCCTTATTATCAGTGAATGTTTCAGTCGTTTTGTTATAATTCTTTCTTTTATAAACTACATATATAACAAAACTTGTAATCGAAATGAAAGAAATGACAATGATAATCAGAAGTTTATTGTTATTTGATTCGCTATTTTCTGTGTTGGAAATGTTTTTTCTATCAGGAGGAGCAATAACATTATTCAGAACTTTCTTTTCAACACTTAAGATACTGTCTGTTATCTTCTGAGCTTTTGCAGAATAGAGGGCCTGGTTTTTATAGTCCTCAAGTCCTAGATAAGATTCAGCCTTTCCGGAATAAATATCTTTTACCTGTAATGGATAAATTTTAGCTTGTTTGGCTGCCTGTGTTGCTTTTTCAAAATTTTCTAAAGCTTTAGTATAATTTTTTCTTTTGTTCTCTATATTTCCGGTTAATATATAATATCTGATAAACTCAGACTGGTCTTTTTCTGTTTTCATATCCTGAGCGAACTGAACCAGATATTTTTCAGTATTGATGAGATCATTTTTAGAATAATATTCCTGGCTTAATTCTATAGCGAATGAAGAAAGATAAAAATTTCTGTATGGGAATGTAGTGCTTGTTTTTCTTGATTCATTATAACCATTGTGAAGATAAATCAAGATAGAATCTTTTTTTCCGCTTCCATCCTCTTTTCTGAGATTTCTCGCCATGGTTCTATATGCCGTCGCTTTTATGATGTGAGCTTCCTCATTACTTACCTTACCTGTCTGATCAAGAGCTTCATTAAGTGACTTTCTAGATCTTTTAGTATAACTTAGCTCAGTATAAATCATGCCTTCTTCCACATAGATCCATGCTAAAGTATAATAATCATGATATTTTTCGGCTAAAATTTTACCTTCGGGAATTATTTTCATGGCCTCCTCATACCTCTGCTCATTCATATAAATGGAGGGTATTATTTTCATAGCTTCCGTTATTCCTTTTGGGTATGCAATACTCTTTGATTGTGAAAATATAGTATGCCACAATCTTAATAGTTCTTTGCTGCCGATATTATTGTAGGCATCTTTATCTTTTACAATTTTTATTAAACTGTCAATGCTTTTTTTACGCTTGGAATAATCTTGCGAATAACAATTTATAGTGCTGAAAATAAGCAGTATGAAGAGAAATGTTTTTGTTTTCACAGAATTAAGTTTAAAAAATAAAATATAATAGGAACACCAAACTTTTTATTATAAAATTAATAATTAAGAAAAATTGAATATGATGATATCAAATAAAACTATCCGATATTCAACATCCAGGTATACATGTTTTCATCAGTACTTATATTCAGTTTTTTTCTGATCCTGTATTTTTTACTGACCACAGAATTTATAGTAAGATTTTTATGCCGGGCGATCTCTTTAGTGTCAAATTTTAATTTGATTAAGGCACAGTATTCCAGATCTGAATGGGTAAGCTGAGGATTTATATTCAAAAGCCGCTGATTGAAAGTCGGGAACACTTCAGAAAACCTCAGTAGAAAAGATTTATCATCATTTTTAGCCAGTTGAACAAGCTCTCTAAGGGCTTCAACTTCCGTTTCAGATTTTTCATTTTCATGGAGAATAATTGGTTGGGGTATGGGCTCCTGAAGTTTTTCTTCTGTATATTCTTTTCGGGAATTTTTACGATGTAAAATATAAAACGTTAATCCCGCCAATGCTATGAGTATACCTGCTGCAAGATAATAGTTGTTATTTTCATTATCTGCAAAAGGATCCTCATTTTCATTAGTATCAATTGTACTGTTCAATAACTGCCGATCTGCTACAGCAATGCTGTCTGTGATTCTTTTTGCTTTTGTACTGTATATTGCCTGGTTTTTGAAATCGTTAAGCATTAAGTAAGACTCTGCTTTTCCCGAATAGATATCTTTTAAAGCAAGATTGTACATTTTATACTTTTGATAAAATTCCTGAGCTTTATCAAAATATTCGAGTGCCTGTGTATAGTTTTTCTTTTTATTTTCTATATCGCCTTTGAGGATATAATAACGGATAAATTCAGACTGATTCTTATCATGGGATTTCACTATCTCAAACTCTCTAAGGAACAGTTCTGATTTTGAAAAATTATTTTTCAGGTAATATGCCTCAGCCAGTCGTATTGTAAAAATACCAAGAAAAAAGTTTTGGTAGGGATTCTTATTGTCTATTCTTTTAATTTCCTGATATCCACGATTTAAATAAATCAGTGTTGAGTCTTTTGTACTGTCTGTAACAACTTGAATATTGTTTGCCTTTGTCATGTCGACAAGGCTTTTTATTAAATAACCTTCTTTTTCAGATAATTTATTAAGAAGGCCTAAAGAACTGGTAAGTGCTTTTTGAGATTTTTTAGTATATCCTAGTTCAGAATAAACAAAAGCTTCTCTTATAAGGAACATAGATAATAAATAATAATTATCAGTTTCCTTTGCAAGGCTTTTGCCTCGCAAAATCTTTTCAAGAGCTGCTTTATAATTTTGTTCACCCAAGTAAATTGCTGACATTGTCATATCAGCCTGAATCATCCCGTTGGAATAATCAATCTCTTTAGATTGGTAATATATTTCAGTACAGATTCTTAGTGCTTCCTTGCTGCCTTTATTAGCATATATACCTCTATCCTGGGCAACAATAATCATACTATCAATACTTTTTTGTTGTTTGATATTGTCCTGCGAATAACAAAAATTATAAAAGACAACTAAAATTATTAGCAAAAACTTAATTTTCACAAATAAAAATTTTTATATATTGAATAAAATCCCATAAACAAAGACAAATTGAGTCATTTGGTTGATGTATTAAAGTTACTTATTTATTTACTGCGTTTTGTTGAATTATCATAATATATAGTAATTAAGTTTAATATCTATATTGATATAGACAATTATCTATATGATTTATGGAATTTGATAATACTTTTTGAGCGCTGTCTATTTTCATAGAGCGTATGATAAAATTGTTTTTCATCTGTAATGCTATGTGTTTTATGAGAAACTGGAAATTCGAACGTAAAGTCTCACTAATTGAACCCGTTTTTGTATTTGCCCATCCATTTGTATAATGTGGTCTTAGGAATTTTGTATTCATTCATGACTTCCTGCTTACTCTTTTTCCCTGAATCAATAAGATCCAGAATGAAAGAAATAATTTCCTGGGTATACAGTTTTTTTCTGAACTGGGGGAGTGATGATTTAGTAGTAGCATTACCAATATTTACGTTAGCAGGAGGTGCATAGAGTATAAGATAATGTGAATAGACTCTAAAGAAATCATATTCAAGTAAAATGCTGAACCGTAAAATAAGATCGCTTTCTATAGATTTTTGGGATAATATTTTTGTTAACTCTTCATCTGTACATTTCAAAAATTTACAGATTCGTATCTGATCTATTTCAATTTCTTTTATTCTTTGGGTGATGAGGTCGCCCATATGAATATTCTTGATATCGTGAATCATCCTTTAGTATTAAATTTGTGTTTTTTTTAAAATATTTGAAGCGGACGATACCATTTCAAATCGTATGCAAAATTATTAAGATTGCTTAAATATGGGGGTTGTCACAGCTGTCGAAAACTGTCGAAACTTATCGAATTTTGTTATTTGCTGGTTAATTTTGGCTTTTGGGGAAAAGTGGTCCATGAAAAATGTAGACTTTTAAATCGGATCTTTAAACCTGATTTTTATAGGATAAATTGAAAATAACTAGCTTTCATTTGCTATCAGAATCATATAAATTACCGATTTTGATAAAAGATATACTCCAATTTTTAATTTTTGAAATGTTTATATTAATCCTTTCAGAATTTTTACACTCTGATTAAGCTGATCTATAGTGGAAGAGGCAAAACCCAGGCGTATTGCATTTTGATCATATACCTCATATTTATGCAAACTGCCATCTGAGATATATAAGCTTTTTGAATAGGCTTTTTTTGCCAGTTCTTCAAGATTGATGCTCTTGTCAAACTTTGTCCACACCGTCATTCCGCCTTCAGGAACTGAAAAATCTACTGTTTCGCAAAGTTCAGTTTTCAATAAATTACAGAAATGATCCCGTCTGTCCTGATATATACTTAAAGCTTTTCTTGTATAACGCTGTACAGTTCCGTCATTTATAATATCTGCAATGGCATTATCAAGGATATGATCCCCCTGCCGGTCCAGCAGTATACGTATATTGGAAAGATGTTTAATGACATTTTCTGAAGCCACCAGATAGCCCATACGAAATGCAGGAGAAAAGCTTTTGCTGAAAGAGCCGCAATAGATAACCATTCCGTTTTCATCCGCGCTGGCCAGCGGAAGTAAAGGACGGCGGCTATAATGAAAGTCAAAATCGTAGTCGTCTTCAAAAATAATAAAACCATATTCACTGGCAAGTCTCAACAGCTCCAGCCTTCTGTCAATACGGAGCGATACCGTAGTTGGATAATGGTGGTGCGGGGTTACATATACCATTCTCACTTTGATTCTTTTACAGATCTTTTTCAGTTCGTCCACACATAATCCATGCTCATCTACCGGAATACTTATATGTCTGGCTTTGGCATGTATAAAATTGTGTTCTGCACGCTGCCATCCCGGAATTCCTGATACTATTACATCTCCGGGGTTTATCAGCCCTGTACAGACAAGATTGATTCCCATCATGGTTCCGCGGACGGATAATATATTTTTCAGAGAAGTTTTTAGCCCTCTGGTTTCGTTCAAATGGTTGGAGAGGGTCGTTTTATAGAACTCGGAGCCATCGGGAAAACTGTAGCCACCGAATTTATCATATAAACCACTTCTGGTCAGCTGGTTTCTGTAGGCTCTGTAAAGTTCTTTTAATGGTGCCAGCTTAGGATCCGGATGCCCATCATCCAGATGAAGATCTGAACTGGGAATAAAGTAAGGATTAGGCAGATAAAGTTTTTCATGCAGTTCAAACCCCGCTGTTTTAATTCCTTTATTGCTTATCATGTCCTGAAGCTTTTCAGGATCGGGTTCCGGAATGTGTGAGGAGACAAAGGTTCCGCGCCCAACGAAACTTTCCAGCCAGCCCTGCATCTGTAATTCATCAAACGCTTTGGATACCGTTATCCGATTGATATTGAATATTTTTGCTATGTCCCTTGAAGAAGGCAGTTTTTGCCCTGTTTTTAGTTTTCCTTGCCTGATAAGAATTAAAATTTCATCTGATAATTGAAGATATACTGCCCGGTTGGAAGCAGGATCAATTGTGATATGACTCAGTAAACTTCCAATAATTGGACTATTCATTTTATTTATATTGGACTACAAATATACTCCAATATGCTGCTAATTTTGTTGTTGTTAAATAAAAATATCAGCATGAATAATAACGAAATCAAAATAAGAAAAGCCATTGAAGCAGATAGTGAAAAGGTCTGGAGCTTAATGAAAGATCTGGCGGTATTTGAACATTATGATGATTCTTTTGCGATAACACCTCAGATTGTTGCAGAAAGTGGGTTTAGAAAAACACCTCCTGATTTCTATTGTATCGTTGCAGAAGATAAAGATAAGATTGCCGGAATACTTGTTTATTATTTTTTGCCTTATACGGCTCAGAACAGGCCTGCTGTCTATATGAAAGAACTGTATGTGGATGATCATTATCGCGGAAAGAAGATCGGTGAGCAATTGATGGATACTCTTCGTGAAGAAGCAAAAACATATGGATGTACTCAAATAAAATGGACTGTTGCCCCCTGGAATGAAGGTGGAAAAAAGTTCTATGATCGGCTTGGTGCCAAAGAAAATACGGACTGGCTCAATTATGAATGGAGCATCTGAACAGATAGAATTAATAAAAATATTTAAAACAGAAATAATATGAAATTTAGTATTCAACCTCATTTAGAAACTGAAAAAGTAAATTTATATCCTTTGAGTGAAGAGGATTTTGAAGAAGTATATGCAGCAGCGGCTGATCCTAAAGTCTGGGAGCAGCATCCCAGTAAAGACCGATGGAAAAAAGAAGTATTCCAAGTGTTTTTTGACGGAGCCATTCAAAGTAAAGGTGCATTCCGGGTGGTTGATAAATTCACAGGAAAGATTGTAGGGAGTACCCGTTTTTATGATTATAATCCCAATGAAAACAGTATTTTTATAGGGTATACCTTTTATTCGGTGGATTGCTGGGGTAAAGGAATAAATCCTGTTGTGAAAGCGGTCATGCTAAACTATATTTTTCAGTATGTTCAAAAAGTGTATTTCCAGATTGGAGCCAATAATGTCCGTTCACAAATAGCAATTGGAAGAATTGGAGCGGAAAAGGTAGGTGAAGAGGAAGTAAGTTATTTTGGAGAAAATTCTTCATTGAATTATACCTATGAAATATCAAAAGAGAAATGGGAAGCTTATTGCAGTTCTGTAAAAAAATAAATTAAAGAGGAGATCATATTATTATCGTTTTGAACTAACCAGATAGAGTAAATTTTAATACCTTTAACTTTCAAATCATTAAAATTTTAAATCATCCATGAAGACGAAACCATTAACTTTCATCTTAATCCTTTTTTTCCAACTGGTAAGTATCACAGCATTTTCACAGAAAACAGCAGTTCTAAACTCTTTATTAGATAAAAATTCAGAATTTATTTTTCCACAGACTCCCGATAAGATCTCAAAAGCATTGAACACAAAACCTGTTTTTTATGAAGATGCCAATGAGGAAAAATATGTGAAATGGCCTACAAAAACAGGCCTGGAACTTTATTGCAGTCCTGGGAAAAACAATGTGATTGATGAGATGTTTTTTACCATTTCAGACAATAAGCCCGTAGTGATAGAAGGACTTCCATTTGGTCTTATCATGAATAAAAGTACATTGCAGGACTGCAAAACCAAGTTCAGTAAATATAATGCTAAAACGCAGAAACTTGGTGCAGACAGTGAATTCCCGGGAGGTTCAAAACTGATTTTTAAGAGAGGAAAACATTATGCAGCCTTGTTTTTTGATAATAAAAATCTGCTAAAATCTTTAGGACTTACCACAGAACTGATTGATCCTGCTGCCAATTAATTTTAATAAACTTTCAAATACTATAAAATCCGTCACTTTTTGGCGGATTTTTTCAATGTATTGAATGAAGTGTGACTGAGTAAAAATGATCTATTTCATTCGTTCGTAAAAATCCTCCATTCATTTCTTTATTTCCTGAGTTCATTGTTTTCTGATTGAATTGCAGATGCAGATAGAATAGCTTTGACTTATCAAAACAGAAACAATTAAGATTATAAGCTATGAACAGAGAATTAATTTTTTTAAGAACATTTGCTTTTGCAGCAGTCATTGGAATTGTATTTTTAACAGCTTCAGCTTTCAAAACAGACGGGCATGAGAAATTTACGGAGATTGATGTTGAAAGAATCAATATCGTTGAAAAAGATGGTACTGTGAAGATGATCATTACCAATGTGGGAAAATTTCCCAACGGAGAAGATAAAATAAATGGAAGTCCGACCAATAAAACAAGAAAAAAACGCTCAGGCATGCTTTTCTTCAATGAAGACGGAATAGAATGTGGTGGCTTTATTTATGATGGACAGAAAAATAAAAACGGCCACAGTTCAGGATTATCTCTGACGTATGATCAGTATGACGGGGATCAGGTAATGCAGCTTTTGACTCAGGATTATAAGAAAGGAGATAAAAGAGTAGTGGCGAGCGGGCTTTATTTCAATGATCGTCCATCAAAAGAATCACAAATAAAAACCGGAGAAATCTTTGCAGAACTGGACCAGATAAAAGATCAGGAAGCTGCCCGGAAAAAATATAAAGAATATGAACAGCAGGGATTGATTGGAGGAGCACCAAGAATGATGCTTGGGAAAACCAAAGATGAACAGAACGGATTGTTCTTATTTGACAGTAAAGGCCAGCCGCGAGCCAGATTCTGCGTAGATAAAAATAACGAAGCAAAACTGGATTTCTTAGACGATGAAGGAAACGTTACCGCATCATTTCCCGAAAAGAAAAAATAATAATACAAAGAAACAGCCCTGTAAAAATATAGGGCTATTTTTGTAAAAAATGACCATTTATAAAGCCGATGAAAACCATATTAAAACGGATTAATCAACACAGGTATTTTCTCCTGTTTATCCTTTTGTTTGCCTATGTACAGTCTATCCATACCCGGATAGGAATAAGAAGAACATTAGATTGGTATATTTTTACACCGGAAGCTGCAGTTGTCACCCTCATTAGTGCCTGTATCCTGTTTTTTGTGATTGATTTTTTCATTAAAAACTGGCAGAAGTCAGTAACATTCAGCATCGCGGAAATCCTTAAAATATTCAGTTCTTCACTGTTGACATACCTTGTGGTGATGAAGATAATAGGCTTTTTGATTGCTTTTGCTTTTGGAAAGATTGAGAAAAATTTTAATCAGGAAGTAGTTATTCTCTCCACTTTTTCGGATTTAATCGGAGGCTTTATTTACGGAAGTTTTTATCTGGCATACCGTTACTACAAGAAGAATACAGACTATCAGAAACAGCTTGCCCTTTATGATCATGCGTTGTCTGAAAGTAAAATTAATCAGTTGAAAGCCCAGCTTAATCCTCATTTTTTGTTCAATAATCTCAATATTCTGGACCAGCTCATAGAAGAAGATAAACGAAAAGCTTCCGACTTTCTCAATGAATTTGCCGAGATATACCGTTATGTTTTAGATGTTTCCGATAAAAAATTAGTAGCTGTGGAAGAAGAACTTGCTTTTGCAGAGAAATATTTTAATCTGATACAATATAAATACGGAAATGCCTATTCATTAAAAATAAATCATATAAAATCTTCAGGAAATATTATTCCGCTTTCATTACAGCTGCTGCTGGAGAATGCCGTTCAGCATAATCTTGGAACTCATGACCATCCTGTTTCGGTCACCATAAATCTGGATCAGACAATAACCGTTTCCAATAATGTGATACCTAAACGTAACAATAAAAAAACTTCAGGAAGAGCCTTGAACAATCTTAAAGAGCAATATGCGTTATTAAGCGACCAACAGGTAGAAATATCAAAATCAGAAATCGGATTTGCTGTAAAACTTCCTATAATTCCAGTATAAAATATGATAAAAGTTATAATTATCGAAGACGAAATCCCTGCCAGAAAAAAGCTAAAACGTTTTATCAGCGAATTAAAAGAACCGGTTGAGATTCTTGCGGAGATTGATAACGTAGAAGAAGCTGTTGTTTTTTTAAGAAAATCAACAGTAGACCTGATCTTTTCTGATATAGAGTTATTGGATGGAAATGCCTTTGAAATCTACGATCAGGTGAGTGTTTCAAGTCCAATAATCTTTACGACAGCTTACGATCAGTTCTGGATGAATGCTTTTGAAAGTAACGGCATAGAATATCTTTTAAAACCTTTTTTACAAGAGCGTTTCCAAAAAGCCTGGGACAAATTTATTTTATTGAGAACCTCTGCATCAGAACAGAATGAGGTTTTGGTAAAACTTCAGCAAATGCTTAATAATAGTCATACAGAGAAAAAATATAAAAAAAGATTTACAGTCTCCTCACACCAGGGAATTTACTTTGTCAATACTGAAGATATCACTTTCTTTGAAGCAGAAGAGGGAATTGTCTTTGCTTTCGATACCACAGGAAAGAAATATTTGTTGAATGAATCTACGCTAAAAGAAATTGAAAATCAGCTTAGTCCTTCAGATTTTTTCAGAATTAACCGCAGTGAAATCGTTCAGAAAATACATGTTGAAAGAATAGAGCGTTACAATAAAAATACGCTGTCTATCCAAATAAAAGGACAGAAAGCCCATCTGGTGACAAGCCAAAGCAACACAGCTGCTTTCAGAAAATGGATTGAAGAATAGGGATTAAAATTTTTCACTAAAATGATATAAAAAAGATCATTTAATATCAAAAGATAAGCATTCATAATTTTAAAAAAAACAGCACTTCAGTTTCAGGTTGAAAAACGATAACAAGTAGGCTGTTTCTTTAAAGTTGTTTGATTTTTTCATGACATATCTTAAGGATTTAGTAACAAAAAACAAGCAGAATAATCTAAATTACAATGTCTGTTGAATGAAAAATATATTTTTAATAATAACAAAATCAATAGGTTATAGTTAAATAATTATTGTTTGCATAAAATAGCTTTCATGTTTTTATAAAATACCTATATTTACCACCAAGGAGTTCTTAACATCTTCTTTATCAACCGAAACTGGTTACGCTTAGCTGTGTCTTAAAAGGGAATCGTGTGCAAATCACGAACTGTCGCGCAACTGTAAGTAACATCAAGGTTTTTATCAAAAAGGTTCACTGTATACCTCGTTATATGGGAAGGACGATAAAAACTGTTACAAGTCAGGAGACCTGCCTGTTTCGAATTGACGATGCTTTCGCGGTCTGAAGCTTATAGTCAGGTATGATACGATATGGATAACAGTGGGATCAATATATTTTGTCGGCTCATGTTATTTTTGTGATGCAGATATGTAGTGGAGTAATATGCTATTTCATTATCATGTATTCATCGTATTTTCCTTTTCCATATTTTTCTTTCTCACAGGCATTGTGAAGTTTATCAGGAACTTTTTATGAGGATTTAATCAATATAAAAAGTGTAATATGTATCTATTCGATTTCGGTTATTCATGCAGGAGCAGTAAATCTGGAGATAATCAGGTTTGCAGAGAGGTAATGGGGTATAATTCCGGATTACAAAAAACAAATAACACAGAGCAGCTTTCTTTTGATTGCCTTTTTACCACGTCATGGAATGGTGGCTGTTATTGCTCCTATTCATGGTCTTCTGTGAACAAATTTCAACTAAACAATAAAATATTATAATGACTACAAGTGAAAGTTTGAAGTCTCCCGGTATGAAATTCCGGGAGGCCATGCGAAAAGAAAGTCCACTTCAGATTGTTGGAGCCATTAATGCTAATCATGCGCTGTTGGCACAACAGGCTGGTTTCAATGCAATTTATCTTTCAGGAGGTGGTGTTGCTGCAGGCTCTCTGGGTATTCCGGATTTGGGAATTACCACGCTGGAAGATGTATTGATTGATGTTCAGCGTATTACTAATGTTTGTGATTTGCCATTGATGGTAGATGTTGATACCGGATTTGGACCTTCAGCATTCAATGTGGCAAGAACTGTAAAATCATTGATTAAAGCCGGAGCTGCGGCACTCCATATTGAAGATCAGGTAGGTGCAAAACGCTGTGGACACCGCCCGGGAAAAGAAGTGGTAACCAAAGAAGAAATGGTAGACAGGCTGAAAGCTGCAGCAGATGCCCGTACTGATGAGAACTTTGTAATTGGTGCCCGTACCGATGCCTTTGCTAATGAAGGATTGGAAAAAACATTGGAAAGAGCAATCGCTTATAAAGAAGCCGGAGCAGATTTCATCTTTGCAGAAGCAGTTCCTGACCTAAGCTTTTATCAAAAGTTTGTTGAAGCGACAGGAGTTCCTGTACTGGCCAATATTACAGAATTCGGGATGATAAAAATGTACACGGTAGAAGAATTAAAAAATGCAGGTGTGGGATTGATACTTTATCCGCTTTCGGCTTTCCGTGCTGCCAATAAAGCGGCCCAAAATGTATATGAGCACCTTCGTAAAGACGGAACACAGGCCAATGTCTTAGATACCATGCAAACCAGGGAAGAACTTTATCAAAGCATTGGATACTACGACTATGAACAAAAATTAGACAACCTTTTTAAACAAAATAAGTGATAATGTCAAATAACAGTGAACCCACATTTAAACCTAAAAAAAGCGTTGCGCTTTCAGGGGTAGCAGCAGGTAATACTGCGCTTTGCAGTGTCGGAAAAAGTGG is a window from the Chryseobacterium indologenes genome containing:
- a CDS encoding LytR/AlgR family response regulator transcription factor; protein product: MIKVIIIEDEIPARKKLKRFISELKEPVEILAEIDNVEEAVVFLRKSTVDLIFSDIELLDGNAFEIYDQVSVSSPIIFTTAYDQFWMNAFESNGIEYLLKPFLQERFQKAWDKFILLRTSASEQNEVLVKLQQMLNNSHTEKKYKKRFTVSSHQGIYFVNTEDITFFEAEEGIVFAFDTTGKKYLLNESTLKEIENQLSPSDFFRINRSEIVQKIHVERIERYNKNTLSIQIKGQKAHLVTSQSNTAAFRKWIEE
- the prpB gene encoding methylisocitrate lyase, whose protein sequence is MTTSESLKSPGMKFREAMRKESPLQIVGAINANHALLAQQAGFNAIYLSGGGVAAGSLGIPDLGITTLEDVLIDVQRITNVCDLPLMVDVDTGFGPSAFNVARTVKSLIKAGAAALHIEDQVGAKRCGHRPGKEVVTKEEMVDRLKAAADARTDENFVIGARTDAFANEGLEKTLERAIAYKEAGADFIFAEAVPDLSFYQKFVEATGVPVLANITEFGMIKMYTVEELKNAGVGLILYPLSAFRAANKAAQNVYEHLRKDGTQANVLDTMQTREELYQSIGYYDYEQKLDNLFKQNK